From the Paenibacillus sp. FSL H8-0548 genome, one window contains:
- the parE gene encoding DNA topoisomerase IV subunit B: MSEQTDLFENTAAADRNYEADDIQVLEGLTAVRKRPGMYIGSTSSSGLHHLVWEIVDNSVDEHLAKFCSAIDITLHKNGSVTVHDNGRGIPTGMHKTGIPTPQVVFTILHAGGKFGGGGYKKSGGLHGVGASVTNALSEWLEVDIYRDGKIHRQRFEYWVDEAGREHVGEPVRGLEIIGTTNRTGTKVTFKPDSRVFQNGTNLSYDTLAERLQEIAFLNSGLKVTIRDDRSGKQDSFHYEGGARQFVQFLNEDKTVLHDVIHFASERDEIEVEVALQYNDGYTETIASFVNSIPTRGGGTHETGFKTAYTRVMNDYARKAVMLKEKDKNLEGNDLREGMMVVINIKMSEVEFVGQTKDQLGSSSARSAVDAIVTEKMQVFLEENPQIAQMLLKKSLQASKAREAARKAREEIRSGKKRSESSNLNGKLTPAQSKDYTRTELFIVEGDSAGGSAKQGRDSKYQALLPLKGKPMNPEKAKLIDILKNDEYKAIISAIGAGVGSEFAAEECNYNKIIIMTDADTDGAHIQVLLLTFFYRYMKPLIDLGRVYIAQPPLYKITKKSGKLETIRYAWTDEQLQNYLKEYGKNYELQRYKGLGEMNPDQLWETTMDPEKRTLLKVQIEDAAKAERRVSTLMGDKVDPRKRWIVENVDFMEYEE, translated from the coding sequence ATGTCAGAGCAAACAGATCTTTTTGAAAATACAGCGGCCGCAGATCGTAATTATGAGGCCGATGATATACAGGTACTTGAGGGCTTAACCGCAGTACGCAAAAGACCAGGTATGTACATTGGCAGTACGAGCAGCTCTGGGCTGCATCATCTCGTTTGGGAGATCGTTGATAACTCGGTAGACGAGCATTTAGCTAAATTTTGCTCAGCCATTGATATAACGCTGCATAAGAACGGCTCGGTTACTGTTCATGATAATGGACGGGGGATTCCAACGGGAATGCACAAGACCGGTATTCCAACGCCGCAGGTAGTTTTTACGATCCTGCATGCTGGAGGCAAGTTTGGCGGCGGGGGATATAAAAAATCCGGAGGCTTGCACGGTGTAGGCGCCTCGGTTACGAACGCCTTGTCAGAGTGGCTGGAGGTTGATATTTACCGCGATGGCAAAATCCATAGACAGCGCTTCGAATATTGGGTAGATGAGGCTGGCCGTGAGCATGTAGGGGAACCTGTACGCGGTCTTGAAATCATCGGAACTACGAACCGGACAGGCACGAAGGTAACCTTTAAGCCGGATAGCCGTGTTTTTCAAAACGGTACGAATTTAAGCTACGACACACTTGCTGAGCGGCTTCAAGAGATCGCTTTTTTGAACTCAGGACTAAAGGTTACCATTCGAGATGACCGCAGCGGGAAGCAGGATTCATTTCATTATGAGGGCGGGGCGCGTCAGTTTGTTCAGTTTTTGAACGAGGACAAAACCGTACTGCATGATGTGATTCATTTTGCCAGCGAACGTGATGAAATAGAGGTTGAGGTTGCCTTGCAGTATAACGATGGTTATACAGAGACTATTGCATCCTTCGTGAACTCGATTCCTACACGCGGCGGCGGTACGCATGAAACCGGTTTTAAAACGGCTTATACGCGAGTAATGAATGATTACGCCCGCAAAGCTGTCATGTTGAAGGAAAAGGACAAAAACCTTGAAGGCAATGATTTGCGCGAGGGTATGATGGTCGTTATTAACATCAAAATGTCCGAGGTGGAATTTGTAGGTCAAACGAAGGACCAGCTTGGCAGCTCATCGGCACGCAGTGCGGTAGATGCAATTGTTACAGAAAAAATGCAGGTTTTTCTTGAAGAAAATCCTCAAATCGCACAAATGCTGCTTAAGAAATCGTTGCAAGCCTCCAAAGCTCGTGAAGCAGCGCGCAAAGCGCGGGAGGAAATTCGCAGCGGCAAGAAACGAAGCGAAAGCTCCAACCTTAATGGCAAGCTGACTCCAGCGCAGTCTAAGGATTACACGCGTACTGAGCTTTTTATTGTGGAAGGAGATTCCGCTGGCGGCTCTGCAAAGCAGGGACGTGACTCGAAATATCAAGCGCTGCTGCCGCTTAAGGGAAAGCCAATGAACCCTGAGAAGGCAAAGCTGATCGATATTTTGAAAAATGATGAGTATAAAGCGATTATTTCCGCTATTGGCGCAGGCGTAGGCTCAGAATTTGCAGCCGAGGAATGCAACTATAATAAAATTATTATTATGACGGATGCGGATACCGACGGTGCTCATATCCAAGTACTGCTTCTTACTTTTTTCTATCGTTATATGAAGCCATTAATCGATTTGGGACGTGTATATATCGCTCAGCCGCCATTGTACAAAATTACCAAAAAGTCAGGAAAGCTGGAAACGATACGGTATGCGTGGACAGATGAGCAGCTTCAAAACTATTTGAAGGAATATGGGAAGAATTATGAGCTGCAGCGTTATAAAGGATTGGGTGAGATGAACCCTGATCAGCTGTGGGAAACGACGATGGACCCTGAGAAACGGACACTGCTGAAGGTGCAAATTGAGGATGCCGCGAAGGCGGAGCGCAGAGTATCGACGTTGATGGGTGACAAGGTTGATCCACGTAAGCGCTGGATCGTTGAAAATGTCGATTTTATGGAATATGAGGAATAG
- the ltrA gene encoding group II intron reverse transcriptase/maturase: MNAIRLTTPKEKVQQLQEKLGHAAKENKKRKFHALYDKVYRWDILCEAWNRVRANKGSAGVDALTIADIEKEGVISFLKECQQLLKDGNYQPQPVRRHYIPKKDGKLRPLGIPAVRDRVIQMATKLVIEPVFEADFKEVSFGFRPKRGAKGALERIRKACNRKGNWIVDVDIQGYFDNINQEKLMKLVLMRINDRRVLKLIRKWLQAGVMEDGKVRRSDLGTPQGGVISPLLANIYLNYFDQMWEKHGETVGELTRYADDFVVVCKTKKDADHAYKLITAIMERLELTLHPTKTRIVGLWTGEEGFDFLGMHHRKTKAETSHGKVYYTTQQWLTKKAEERIREVVKERLAPPSMRSSSIEEHVKWLNPKIQGWRNYYATNYSQLKLAKLDWYIVQRLTRWYAKKRQRRRWMSSMQEVKHMAKQCGLKTLL, from the coding sequence GTGAATGCCATACGGCTAACGACACCAAAGGAAAAAGTTCAACAACTCCAAGAAAAGCTAGGTCATGCTGCCAAGGAAAACAAGAAACGCAAATTCCACGCCTTATATGACAAGGTCTATCGGTGGGACATCCTGTGCGAAGCATGGAATCGTGTACGTGCCAATAAAGGCTCGGCGGGAGTAGATGCCTTAACGATTGCAGACATCGAGAAAGAGGGAGTCATCTCGTTTCTTAAAGAGTGTCAGCAACTGCTGAAAGACGGAAACTACCAACCACAGCCTGTTCGCAGACACTATATCCCAAAGAAAGACGGTAAGCTAAGACCGCTTGGTATTCCTGCGGTTCGCGACCGAGTCATCCAAATGGCGACAAAACTAGTCATTGAGCCTGTATTTGAAGCGGATTTCAAGGAAGTATCTTTTGGATTTCGTCCGAAAAGGGGAGCCAAGGGAGCGTTAGAGCGAATCCGTAAAGCCTGCAACCGTAAAGGGAATTGGATAGTCGACGTCGATATCCAAGGCTACTTCGATAACATTAATCAAGAGAAGCTGATGAAATTAGTGCTCATGCGCATCAACGACAGACGAGTTCTCAAGTTAATCAGGAAGTGGTTACAGGCGGGAGTCATGGAAGATGGAAAGGTAAGACGCTCCGATCTAGGTACACCGCAAGGCGGTGTTATTTCCCCTCTACTTGCTAACATCTATCTGAATTACTTCGACCAGATGTGGGAGAAACATGGAGAAACAGTAGGCGAGTTAACGAGGTACGCAGATGACTTTGTTGTGGTATGTAAAACGAAGAAAGACGCAGATCACGCCTACAAACTCATAACGGCCATAATGGAACGCCTTGAACTGACCCTACATCCGACGAAAACTCGAATTGTAGGATTATGGACGGGGGAAGAAGGATTCGACTTTCTAGGTATGCATCACCGAAAGACGAAAGCGGAAACGTCGCATGGAAAAGTGTACTATACGACGCAACAATGGCTAACGAAGAAAGCGGAAGAACGTATACGAGAAGTGGTGAAAGAACGATTAGCACCGCCAAGCATGCGTTCAAGCTCTATTGAGGAACATGTGAAGTGGCTCAATCCAAAGATCCAAGGATGGAGAAACTACTATGCTACTAACTACAGCCAATTGAAGTTAGCGAAGTTAGACTGGTACATTGTGCAACGCTTGACTCGATGGTATGCCAAGAAAAGACAACGTAGAAGATGGATGAGCTCCATGCAAGAGGTAAAACACATGGCAAAGCAATGTGGACTTAAAACGTTACTGTAA
- a CDS encoding ABC transporter substrate-binding protein, protein MRQKRSKLTAAAIALILMVLLLQGCTAEEVPEVIIHSPVSEEAEQTSEAYPPARPIVLGFSQVGSESDWRKANTASIIEAAEEAGIELLFENAEQSQAKQIEAIQSFIDKQVDVIALAPVVHSGWEDILKAAKHAGIPVIISDRSVDVTDSSLFVTHIGSNFYEEGRKAGKYLLDKMSKTEGEIGIVELRGTEGSSPSIQRGQGFADSIKEHTQIRVLRSESANFTYEQGKETMRAFLRNQGSDIKVLFSHNDDMALGAIEAIEEYGLKPGIDIVIISVDGTRKAFEKLAEGKINCVVECNPLLGPNLMQAVQEIIAGRTLPKHIFPSESVFTQQMAEKEVANRKY, encoded by the coding sequence ATGCGACAGAAGCGATCAAAGCTGACAGCTGCAGCAATAGCACTGATCCTCATGGTATTGCTGCTTCAAGGCTGTACGGCTGAAGAGGTGCCTGAGGTTATTATTCATTCACCTGTATCCGAAGAAGCAGAACAGACCTCTGAAGCCTATCCTCCCGCCCGTCCTATTGTACTCGGCTTCTCACAGGTTGGGTCGGAGAGCGACTGGCGCAAAGCAAATACAGCTTCGATTATTGAAGCGGCCGAGGAGGCAGGCATTGAGCTGCTCTTTGAGAATGCGGAGCAATCACAAGCGAAACAGATTGAAGCGATTCAATCCTTTATTGATAAGCAGGTCGATGTCATCGCCTTGGCACCGGTGGTTCATTCGGGTTGGGAGGATATTTTGAAGGCGGCTAAGCATGCGGGAATACCGGTCATTATTTCAGATCGCTCCGTTGATGTAACTGACTCATCCTTGTTTGTTACACATATTGGGTCCAATTTTTACGAGGAGGGCCGTAAAGCGGGCAAATATTTGCTTGATAAAATGAGTAAGACTGAAGGAGAGATCGGGATCGTTGAGCTTCGCGGTACGGAGGGCTCATCACCTTCGATCCAGAGAGGGCAAGGGTTTGCGGATTCCATTAAAGAGCACACCCAAATTCGAGTGCTTAGAAGCGAATCGGCTAATTTCACTTATGAACAGGGCAAGGAAACGATGCGCGCATTTCTTCGTAATCAGGGGAGCGACATTAAAGTTCTCTTTTCTCATAACGATGACATGGCGCTCGGTGCAATTGAAGCGATTGAGGAGTATGGCTTAAAGCCGGGCATTGATATCGTTATTATTTCTGTCGATGGCACCCGCAAAGCTTTCGAGAAGCTTGCTGAAGGTAAAATTAATTGTGTAGTAGAATGTAATCCATTGCTTGGGCCTAACCTTATGCAAGCCGTACAGGAAATTATTGCTGGAAGAACGCTGCCCAAGCATATTTTCCCTTCCGAGAGCGTGTTCACACAGCAAATGGCAGAGAAAGAGGTCGCCAATCGAAAGTACTGA
- the yjfF gene encoding galactofuranose ABC transporter, permease protein YjfF produces the protein MLKRQHLPVFVTICLLIVMFAAGSFRYTGFFSPQVLLNLLIDNAFLIIVAVGMTFVIVSGGIDLSVGSMIALTTMISATLVQHLGWPPFVVIPLVLLIGSCFGWMMGAIIHYFKIQPFIVTLAGMFLARGLCYVISINTITIDNAFYTSAAQTKIYFPGGYFISISVIIALFVVVGASYLAHYTRFGRNTYALGGSEQSALLMGLPVARTKILVYAFSGLCSAMAGVVFTFYMLSGYGLHAVGLELDAIAAVVIGGTLLTGGVGYVAGTFFGVLIQGVIQTIISFEGTLSSWWTKIVIGLLLFLFIVLQKLFSTRRTTHKA, from the coding sequence ATGCTTAAACGACAGCATCTGCCTGTATTTGTAACGATCTGTTTGCTGATAGTTATGTTTGCAGCAGGCTCGTTCCGGTACACCGGTTTTTTCTCACCGCAAGTGCTGCTAAACTTGCTCATCGACAATGCTTTTCTGATCATTGTTGCCGTAGGGATGACCTTTGTCATCGTCTCTGGCGGCATAGATCTCTCCGTAGGCTCTATGATTGCTCTAACAACGATGATCTCTGCTACACTAGTTCAGCATCTCGGCTGGCCTCCTTTCGTAGTTATTCCACTTGTGCTGCTTATCGGCTCTTGCTTTGGCTGGATGATGGGGGCCATTATTCATTATTTCAAAATTCAGCCCTTTATTGTTACGCTGGCGGGAATGTTTCTGGCGAGAGGGCTTTGTTATGTGATTAGTATTAACACGATTACTATTGATAATGCTTTTTATACGAGTGCCGCGCAGACGAAGATCTATTTTCCAGGCGGGTATTTTATTTCCATAAGTGTCATTATCGCGCTGTTTGTTGTCGTCGGTGCAAGTTATTTGGCCCATTACACGCGTTTCGGCCGCAATACGTACGCCTTAGGCGGCAGCGAGCAATCTGCACTGCTTATGGGGCTGCCTGTAGCGCGGACCAAAATACTTGTTTATGCCTTTAGCGGATTATGCTCAGCGATGGCTGGAGTCGTGTTCACGTTCTATATGCTGTCCGGCTATGGACTGCATGCGGTTGGGCTTGAGCTTGATGCAATCGCAGCGGTCGTCATTGGGGGGACGCTGCTCACAGGCGGTGTAGGTTATGTAGCAGGTACATTTTTTGGGGTATTGATTCAAGGCGTTATTCAAACGATCATCAGCTTTGAAGGCACATTAAGCTCATGGTGGACTAAGATCGTAATTGGCTTGCTGCTATTTTTATTTATTGTTCTCCAAAAGCTGTTCAGCACACGAAGGACGACTCATAAAGCTTGA